One window of Geitlerinema sp. PCC 9228 genomic DNA carries:
- a CDS encoding pentapeptide repeat-containing protein, whose protein sequence is MNKLLWLLPASLVASTAIAMPAKAYEEYDLERLQRTNACVRCNLRGADLEDVRLRGANLRSSDLRGADLEGADLEDANLENADLRGANLEDANLEDANLTDADLRGTDLDDADLDGARTYGARGLSGRYDHRYDDRYDGRYGDPYGDRYDDRYNAQYYNEINEIYREVLGRNVDRNGLRTWVRELRRGTSLKEIRHEIAHGQEARSQLNRIYRQLLSRNLDRDGWDTWSDRLADGWSLEQVRREVANSEEAENRYQRSQTNYSKAIHRIYREVLGRNVDRSGARTWMRKLQNGEDLQEIRDEIAHSSEAETAIHRVYQQYWGRRANSQEVDAWQDHLADGGDLGDLRDALRRRR, encoded by the coding sequence CACCAATGCCTGCGTTCGTTGTAACTTGCGTGGTGCCGATTTAGAAGACGTTCGCTTGCGTGGTGCCAATTTGCGCTCTTCCGATTTGCGCGGTGCCGATTTGGAAGGGGCCGATTTGGAAGATGCGAATCTCGAAAATGCTGATTTGCGCGGTGCCAACCTCGAAGATGCTAACTTAGAAGATGCCAACCTCACAGATGCCGATTTGCGCGGTACCGATTTGGACGATGCGGATTTGGATGGTGCCAGAACCTACGGCGCGCGTGGTTTGTCCGGTCGTTATGACCACCGCTACGACGATCGCTACGATGGTCGTTACGGTGACCCCTATGGCGATCGCTACGACGACCGCTATAATGCCCAATACTATAACGAAATTAACGAAATTTATCGGGAAGTTCTAGGGCGCAATGTGGACCGCAATGGATTGCGCACCTGGGTTCGCGAACTACGTCGGGGAACGTCTCTCAAGGAAATTCGCCACGAAATTGCCCACGGTCAGGAAGCCAGATCCCAACTCAACCGCATTTACCGACAGTTGCTCAGCCGCAATCTCGATCGTGATGGATGGGATACTTGGAGCGATCGCTTGGCGGATGGTTGGAGTCTAGAACAGGTACGCCGCGAAGTTGCCAACAGCGAGGAAGCCGAAAATCGCTACCAACGTTCCCAAACCAACTACAGCAAAGCCATCCATCGCATCTATCGGGAGGTTCTAGGGCGCAACGTGGACCGCAGCGGTGCCAGAACTTGGATGCGCAAACTACAAAACGGCGAAGATTTGCAAGAAATTCGCGATGAAATTGCCCACAGCAGCGAAGCCGAAACGGCCATCCACCGAGTTTACCAGCAATACTGGGGACGCCGCGCCAACTCCCAGGAAGTCGATGCTTGGCAAGACCACCTCGCCGACGGTGGCGATTTAGGAGATCTTCGCGATGCTTTGCGCCGCCGGCGATAA